From Oncorhynchus keta strain PuntledgeMale-10-30-2019 chromosome 25, Oket_V2, whole genome shotgun sequence, one genomic window encodes:
- the LOC118358391 gene encoding AP-1 complex subunit beta-1 isoform X1, producing the protein MEWANQLCENRQFGSKMTDSKYFTTTKKGEIFELKAELNSDKKEKKKEAVKKVIASMTVGKDVSALFPDVVNCMQTDNLELKKLVYLYLMNYAKSQPDMAIMAVNTFVKDCEDANPLIRALAVRTMGCIRVDKITEYLCEPLRKCLKDEDPYVRKTAAVCVAKLHDINAQLVEDQGFLDTLKDLISDSNPMVVANAVAALSEIAESHPNSNLLDLNPQSINKLLTALNECTEWGQIFILDCLANYTPRDDRESQSICERVTPRLSHANSAVVLSAVKVLMKFMEMLPKDLDYYSTLLKKLAPPLVTLLSAEPELQYVALRNINLIVQKRPEILKHEMKVFFVKYNDPIYVKLEKLDIMIRLASQANIAQVLAELKEYATEVDVDFVRKAVRAIGRCAIKVEQSAERCVSTLLDLIQTKVNYVVQEAIVVIKDIFRKYPNKYESVIATLCENLDSLDEPEARAAMIWIVGEYAERIDNADELLESFLEGFHDESTQVQLQLLTAIVKLFLKKPTETQELVQQVLSLATQDSDNPDLRDRGYIYWRLLSTDPVAAKEVVLAEKPLISEETDLIEPTLLEELICHIGTLASVYHKPPSAFVEGSRGVMHKRLPARTGSGESTESPDAGTAAGGSAPEAAPSIIPSQGDLLGDLLNLDMAPPTTSGPPPPTTGMQMGGMDLLGGGLDSLLGGDIGGSPAMGAGFGAAPAVMPASLNAPVGGGLGDLFDLGGVGMPMGAYIPPKIVWLPAMKAKGLEISGTFARRAGVIQMELILTNKAMSVMTDFAIQFNRNSFGLAPAGPLQVLTPLGPNQTIEVSLPLSTVGPVMKMDPLNNLQVAVKNNIDVFYFSCQYPISMLFVEDGKMERQVFLATWKDIPNDNESQFQIKDCHLNSDAASSKLQGSNIFTIAKRTVDGQDMLYMSIKLSNGIWVLAELRVQAGNPNYTMTTIRRSGSSLKMLTLFPCAACTLTSLCCCCMDLMLSQYNT; encoded by the exons ATGGAGTGGGCTAATCAATTATGC gaGAACCGGCAATTTGGATCCAAGATGACGGACTCTAAGTATTTCACCACTACCAAGAAAG GAGAGATCTTTGAGCTGAAAGCTGAGCTGAACAGCGataagaaggagaagaagaaggaggctGTGAAGAAGGTCATTGCCTCCATGACCGTTGGGAAGGATGTCAG TGCCCTGTTTCCAGACGTGGTGAACTGCATGCAGACTGACAACCTGGAGCTGAAGAAGCTGGTCTACCTGTACCTGATGAACTATGCCAAGAGCCAGCCTGACATGGCCATCATGGCTGTCAACACCTTCGTCAAG gaCTGTGAGGACGCTAACCCCCTGATCCGGGCCCTGGCTGTGCGTACTATGGGCTGCATCCGCGTGGACAAGATCACTGAGTACCTGTGTGAGCCTCTGAGGAAGTGTTTGAAGGACGAGGACCCCTACGTGAGGAAGACTGCAGCCGTGTGCGTGGCCAAGCTCCATGACATAAACGCCCAGCTGGTGGAGGACCAGGGCTTCCTGGATACCCTCAAGGACCTCATCTCTGACTCCAACCCCATG GTGGTAGCGAATGCCGTGGCAGCCCTGTCTGAGATTGCAGAGTCCCACCCCAACAGCAACCTGCTGGACCTGAACCCCCAGTCCATCAACAAGCTGCTGACAGCCCTCAACGAGTGCACAGAGTGGGGTCAGATCTTCATCCTGGACTGCCTGGCCAACTACACCCCCCGTGATGACCGCGAGTCCCAGAG TATCTGTGAGCGGGTGACCCCCCGTCTGTCCCATGCCAACTCTGCGGTGGTGCTGTCGGCGGTCAAGGTGCTGATGAAGTTCATGGAGATGCTTCCTAAGGACCTGGACTACTATAGCACCCTGCTGAAGAAGCTGGCCCCGCCCCTGGTCACCCTGCTGTCTGCAGAGCCTGAGCTCCAGTACGTGGCCCTGAGGAATATCAACCTCATCGTACAGAAACG CCCAGAGATCCTGAAGCATGAGATGAAGGTGTTCTTTGTGAAGTACAACGACCCCATCTATGTCAAGCTGGAGAAACTGGACATCATGATCCGCCTGGCGTCTCAAGCCAACATCGCCCAG GTGCTGGCAGAGCTGAAGGAGTATGCCACTGAGGTGGATGTGGACTTTGTGCGGAAGGCAGTCCGAGCCATCGGCCGCTGTGCCATCAAAGTGGAG caATCAGCGGAGCGCTGTGTGAGCACCCTGCTGGACCTAATCCAGACCAAGGTCAACTATGTGGTGCAGGAGGCCATCGTGGTCATCAAGGACATTTTCCGCAAGTACCCCAACAA GTATGAGAGTGTGATCGCCACGCTGTGTGAGAACCTGGACTCTCTGGATGAGCCGGAGGCGCGGGCGGCCATGATCTGGATCGTAGGAGAGTACGCAGAGAGGATTGACAACGCTGATGAGCTGCTGGAGAGCTTCCTGGAGGGCTTCCACGACGAGAGCACCCAG GTGCAGCTACAGCTGCTGACAGCCATAGTGAAGCTGTTCCTCAAGAAACCCACTGAGACCCAGGAGCTGGTGCAGCAGGTGCTCAGCCTGGCCACACAG GACTCTGACAACCCGGACCTGCGAGACCGTGGCTACATCTACTGGCGCCTGCTCTCCACTGACCCTGTGGCTGCCAAGGAGGTGGTACTGGCTGAGAAGCCTCTGATCTCAGAGGAGACTGACCTGATTGAGCCCACCCTGCTGGAGGAGCTCATCTGCCACATCGGCACGCTGGCTTCAGTCTACCATAAACCCCCCAGCGCCTTCGTGGAGGGCAGCCGCGGTGTGATGCACAAGAGGCTCCCCGCCCGCACTGGGTC aGGAGAGAGTACGGAGAGCCCAGACGCGGGCACTGCTGCTGGGGGCTCTGCCCCTGAGGCTGCTCCCTCTATCATCCCCTCCCAGGGGGACCTTTTGGGGGACCTTCTCAACCTGGACATGGCACCCCCCACCACCAGtggccccccaccccccaccactGGCATGCAGATGGGGGGCATGGACCTCCTGGGTGGAGGTCTGGACAGCCTG cttGGAGGAGATATTGGTGGGAGTCCTGCG ATGGGGGCAGGTTTTGGGGCGGCTCCTGCTGTGATGCCAGCCTCGCTCAACGCCCCAGTGGGGGGTGGCCTAGGAGACCTGTTTGACCTGGGTGGGGTTGGCATGCCGATGGGAGCATATATTCCTCCCAAAATA GTGTGGCTCCCGGCCATGAAGGCTAAAGGTCTGGAGATTTCTGGGACCTTCGCTCGCCGTGCTGGAGTCATCCAGATGGAGCTGATCCTCACCAACAAGGCCATGAGCGTCATGACCGACTTTGCCATCCAGTTCAACAGGAACAG TTTTGGACTGGCCCCTGCCGGCCCTCTTCAGGTCCTCACCCCTCTTGGCCCAAACCAGACAATTGAAGTCAGCCTCCCCCTCAGCACTGTCGGGCCAGTCATGAAGATGGATCCTCTCAACAACCTGCAG GTGGCTGTGAAGAACAACATTGACGTCTTCTACTTCAGCTGCCAATACCCCATCAGCATGCTGTTTGTGGAAGATGGAAAGATGG AGCGTCAGGTGTTCCTGGCCACATGGAAAGACATTCCTAATGACAACGAGTCTCAGTTCCAGATCAAAGACTGTCATCTCAACTCAG
- the LOC118358391 gene encoding AP-1 complex subunit beta-1 isoform X2 has translation MTDSKYFTTTKKGEIFELKAELNSDKKEKKKEAVKKVIASMTVGKDVSALFPDVVNCMQTDNLELKKLVYLYLMNYAKSQPDMAIMAVNTFVKDCEDANPLIRALAVRTMGCIRVDKITEYLCEPLRKCLKDEDPYVRKTAAVCVAKLHDINAQLVEDQGFLDTLKDLISDSNPMVVANAVAALSEIAESHPNSNLLDLNPQSINKLLTALNECTEWGQIFILDCLANYTPRDDRESQSICERVTPRLSHANSAVVLSAVKVLMKFMEMLPKDLDYYSTLLKKLAPPLVTLLSAEPELQYVALRNINLIVQKRPEILKHEMKVFFVKYNDPIYVKLEKLDIMIRLASQANIAQVLAELKEYATEVDVDFVRKAVRAIGRCAIKVEQSAERCVSTLLDLIQTKVNYVVQEAIVVIKDIFRKYPNKYESVIATLCENLDSLDEPEARAAMIWIVGEYAERIDNADELLESFLEGFHDESTQVQLQLLTAIVKLFLKKPTETQELVQQVLSLATQDSDNPDLRDRGYIYWRLLSTDPVAAKEVVLAEKPLISEETDLIEPTLLEELICHIGTLASVYHKPPSAFVEGSRGVMHKRLPARTGSGESTESPDAGTAAGGSAPEAAPSIIPSQGDLLGDLLNLDMAPPTTSGPPPPTTGMQMGGMDLLGGGLDSLLGGDIGGSPAMGAGFGAAPAVMPASLNAPVGGGLGDLFDLGGVGMPMGAYIPPKIVWLPAMKAKGLEISGTFARRAGVIQMELILTNKAMSVMTDFAIQFNRNSFGLAPAGPLQVLTPLGPNQTIEVSLPLSTVGPVMKMDPLNNLQVAVKNNIDVFYFSCQYPISMLFVEDGKMERQVFLATWKDIPNDNESQFQIKDCHLNSDAASSKLQGSNIFTIAKRTVDGQDMLYMSIKLSNGIWVLAELRVQAGNPNYTMTTIRRSGSSLKMLTLFPCAACTLTSLCCCCMDLMLSQYNT, from the exons ATGACGGACTCTAAGTATTTCACCACTACCAAGAAAG GAGAGATCTTTGAGCTGAAAGCTGAGCTGAACAGCGataagaaggagaagaagaaggaggctGTGAAGAAGGTCATTGCCTCCATGACCGTTGGGAAGGATGTCAG TGCCCTGTTTCCAGACGTGGTGAACTGCATGCAGACTGACAACCTGGAGCTGAAGAAGCTGGTCTACCTGTACCTGATGAACTATGCCAAGAGCCAGCCTGACATGGCCATCATGGCTGTCAACACCTTCGTCAAG gaCTGTGAGGACGCTAACCCCCTGATCCGGGCCCTGGCTGTGCGTACTATGGGCTGCATCCGCGTGGACAAGATCACTGAGTACCTGTGTGAGCCTCTGAGGAAGTGTTTGAAGGACGAGGACCCCTACGTGAGGAAGACTGCAGCCGTGTGCGTGGCCAAGCTCCATGACATAAACGCCCAGCTGGTGGAGGACCAGGGCTTCCTGGATACCCTCAAGGACCTCATCTCTGACTCCAACCCCATG GTGGTAGCGAATGCCGTGGCAGCCCTGTCTGAGATTGCAGAGTCCCACCCCAACAGCAACCTGCTGGACCTGAACCCCCAGTCCATCAACAAGCTGCTGACAGCCCTCAACGAGTGCACAGAGTGGGGTCAGATCTTCATCCTGGACTGCCTGGCCAACTACACCCCCCGTGATGACCGCGAGTCCCAGAG TATCTGTGAGCGGGTGACCCCCCGTCTGTCCCATGCCAACTCTGCGGTGGTGCTGTCGGCGGTCAAGGTGCTGATGAAGTTCATGGAGATGCTTCCTAAGGACCTGGACTACTATAGCACCCTGCTGAAGAAGCTGGCCCCGCCCCTGGTCACCCTGCTGTCTGCAGAGCCTGAGCTCCAGTACGTGGCCCTGAGGAATATCAACCTCATCGTACAGAAACG CCCAGAGATCCTGAAGCATGAGATGAAGGTGTTCTTTGTGAAGTACAACGACCCCATCTATGTCAAGCTGGAGAAACTGGACATCATGATCCGCCTGGCGTCTCAAGCCAACATCGCCCAG GTGCTGGCAGAGCTGAAGGAGTATGCCACTGAGGTGGATGTGGACTTTGTGCGGAAGGCAGTCCGAGCCATCGGCCGCTGTGCCATCAAAGTGGAG caATCAGCGGAGCGCTGTGTGAGCACCCTGCTGGACCTAATCCAGACCAAGGTCAACTATGTGGTGCAGGAGGCCATCGTGGTCATCAAGGACATTTTCCGCAAGTACCCCAACAA GTATGAGAGTGTGATCGCCACGCTGTGTGAGAACCTGGACTCTCTGGATGAGCCGGAGGCGCGGGCGGCCATGATCTGGATCGTAGGAGAGTACGCAGAGAGGATTGACAACGCTGATGAGCTGCTGGAGAGCTTCCTGGAGGGCTTCCACGACGAGAGCACCCAG GTGCAGCTACAGCTGCTGACAGCCATAGTGAAGCTGTTCCTCAAGAAACCCACTGAGACCCAGGAGCTGGTGCAGCAGGTGCTCAGCCTGGCCACACAG GACTCTGACAACCCGGACCTGCGAGACCGTGGCTACATCTACTGGCGCCTGCTCTCCACTGACCCTGTGGCTGCCAAGGAGGTGGTACTGGCTGAGAAGCCTCTGATCTCAGAGGAGACTGACCTGATTGAGCCCACCCTGCTGGAGGAGCTCATCTGCCACATCGGCACGCTGGCTTCAGTCTACCATAAACCCCCCAGCGCCTTCGTGGAGGGCAGCCGCGGTGTGATGCACAAGAGGCTCCCCGCCCGCACTGGGTC aGGAGAGAGTACGGAGAGCCCAGACGCGGGCACTGCTGCTGGGGGCTCTGCCCCTGAGGCTGCTCCCTCTATCATCCCCTCCCAGGGGGACCTTTTGGGGGACCTTCTCAACCTGGACATGGCACCCCCCACCACCAGtggccccccaccccccaccactGGCATGCAGATGGGGGGCATGGACCTCCTGGGTGGAGGTCTGGACAGCCTG cttGGAGGAGATATTGGTGGGAGTCCTGCG ATGGGGGCAGGTTTTGGGGCGGCTCCTGCTGTGATGCCAGCCTCGCTCAACGCCCCAGTGGGGGGTGGCCTAGGAGACCTGTTTGACCTGGGTGGGGTTGGCATGCCGATGGGAGCATATATTCCTCCCAAAATA GTGTGGCTCCCGGCCATGAAGGCTAAAGGTCTGGAGATTTCTGGGACCTTCGCTCGCCGTGCTGGAGTCATCCAGATGGAGCTGATCCTCACCAACAAGGCCATGAGCGTCATGACCGACTTTGCCATCCAGTTCAACAGGAACAG TTTTGGACTGGCCCCTGCCGGCCCTCTTCAGGTCCTCACCCCTCTTGGCCCAAACCAGACAATTGAAGTCAGCCTCCCCCTCAGCACTGTCGGGCCAGTCATGAAGATGGATCCTCTCAACAACCTGCAG GTGGCTGTGAAGAACAACATTGACGTCTTCTACTTCAGCTGCCAATACCCCATCAGCATGCTGTTTGTGGAAGATGGAAAGATGG AGCGTCAGGTGTTCCTGGCCACATGGAAAGACATTCCTAATGACAACGAGTCTCAGTTCCAGATCAAAGACTGTCATCTCAACTCAG
- the LOC118358391 gene encoding AP-1 complex subunit beta-1 isoform X3, whose translation MEWANQLCENRQFGSKMTDSKYFTTTKKGEIFELKAELNSDKKEKKKEAVKKVIASMTVGKDVSALFPDVVNCMQTDNLELKKLVYLYLMNYAKSQPDMAIMAVNTFVKDCEDANPLIRALAVRTMGCIRVDKITEYLCEPLRKCLKDEDPYVRKTAAVCVAKLHDINAQLVEDQGFLDTLKDLISDSNPMVVANAVAALSEIAESHPNSNLLDLNPQSINKLLTALNECTEWGQIFILDCLANYTPRDDRESQSICERVTPRLSHANSAVVLSAVKVLMKFMEMLPKDLDYYSTLLKKLAPPLVTLLSAEPELQYVALRNINLIVQKRPEILKHEMKVFFVKYNDPIYVKLEKLDIMIRLASQANIAQVLAELKEYATEVDVDFVRKAVRAIGRCAIKVEQSAERCVSTLLDLIQTKVNYVVQEAIVVIKDIFRKYPNKYESVIATLCENLDSLDEPEARAAMIWIVGEYAERIDNADELLESFLEGFHDESTQVQLQLLTAIVKLFLKKPTETQELVQQVLSLATQDSDNPDLRDRGYIYWRLLSTDPVAAKEVVLAEKPLISEETDLIEPTLLEELICHIGTLASVYHKPPSAFVEGSRGVMHKRLPARTGSGESTESPDAGTAAGGSAPEAAPSIIPSQGDLLGDLLNLDMAPPTTSGPPPPTTGMQMGGMDLLGGGLDSLLGGDIGGSPAMGAGFGAAPAVMPASLNAPVGGGLGDLFDLGGVGMPMGAYIPPKIVWLPAMKAKGLEISGTFARRAGVIQMELILTNKAMSVMTDFAIQFNRNSFGLAPAGPLQVLTPLGPNQTIEVSLPLSTVGPVMKMDPLNNLQVAVKNNIDVFYFSCQYPISMLFVEDGKMERQVFLATWKDIPNDNESQFQIKDCHLNSDAASSKLQGSNIFTIAKRTVDGQDMLYMSIKLSNGIWVLAELRVQAGNPNYTISLKCRAPEVSQCVFQCYEAVLKN comes from the exons ATGGAGTGGGCTAATCAATTATGC gaGAACCGGCAATTTGGATCCAAGATGACGGACTCTAAGTATTTCACCACTACCAAGAAAG GAGAGATCTTTGAGCTGAAAGCTGAGCTGAACAGCGataagaaggagaagaagaaggaggctGTGAAGAAGGTCATTGCCTCCATGACCGTTGGGAAGGATGTCAG TGCCCTGTTTCCAGACGTGGTGAACTGCATGCAGACTGACAACCTGGAGCTGAAGAAGCTGGTCTACCTGTACCTGATGAACTATGCCAAGAGCCAGCCTGACATGGCCATCATGGCTGTCAACACCTTCGTCAAG gaCTGTGAGGACGCTAACCCCCTGATCCGGGCCCTGGCTGTGCGTACTATGGGCTGCATCCGCGTGGACAAGATCACTGAGTACCTGTGTGAGCCTCTGAGGAAGTGTTTGAAGGACGAGGACCCCTACGTGAGGAAGACTGCAGCCGTGTGCGTGGCCAAGCTCCATGACATAAACGCCCAGCTGGTGGAGGACCAGGGCTTCCTGGATACCCTCAAGGACCTCATCTCTGACTCCAACCCCATG GTGGTAGCGAATGCCGTGGCAGCCCTGTCTGAGATTGCAGAGTCCCACCCCAACAGCAACCTGCTGGACCTGAACCCCCAGTCCATCAACAAGCTGCTGACAGCCCTCAACGAGTGCACAGAGTGGGGTCAGATCTTCATCCTGGACTGCCTGGCCAACTACACCCCCCGTGATGACCGCGAGTCCCAGAG TATCTGTGAGCGGGTGACCCCCCGTCTGTCCCATGCCAACTCTGCGGTGGTGCTGTCGGCGGTCAAGGTGCTGATGAAGTTCATGGAGATGCTTCCTAAGGACCTGGACTACTATAGCACCCTGCTGAAGAAGCTGGCCCCGCCCCTGGTCACCCTGCTGTCTGCAGAGCCTGAGCTCCAGTACGTGGCCCTGAGGAATATCAACCTCATCGTACAGAAACG CCCAGAGATCCTGAAGCATGAGATGAAGGTGTTCTTTGTGAAGTACAACGACCCCATCTATGTCAAGCTGGAGAAACTGGACATCATGATCCGCCTGGCGTCTCAAGCCAACATCGCCCAG GTGCTGGCAGAGCTGAAGGAGTATGCCACTGAGGTGGATGTGGACTTTGTGCGGAAGGCAGTCCGAGCCATCGGCCGCTGTGCCATCAAAGTGGAG caATCAGCGGAGCGCTGTGTGAGCACCCTGCTGGACCTAATCCAGACCAAGGTCAACTATGTGGTGCAGGAGGCCATCGTGGTCATCAAGGACATTTTCCGCAAGTACCCCAACAA GTATGAGAGTGTGATCGCCACGCTGTGTGAGAACCTGGACTCTCTGGATGAGCCGGAGGCGCGGGCGGCCATGATCTGGATCGTAGGAGAGTACGCAGAGAGGATTGACAACGCTGATGAGCTGCTGGAGAGCTTCCTGGAGGGCTTCCACGACGAGAGCACCCAG GTGCAGCTACAGCTGCTGACAGCCATAGTGAAGCTGTTCCTCAAGAAACCCACTGAGACCCAGGAGCTGGTGCAGCAGGTGCTCAGCCTGGCCACACAG GACTCTGACAACCCGGACCTGCGAGACCGTGGCTACATCTACTGGCGCCTGCTCTCCACTGACCCTGTGGCTGCCAAGGAGGTGGTACTGGCTGAGAAGCCTCTGATCTCAGAGGAGACTGACCTGATTGAGCCCACCCTGCTGGAGGAGCTCATCTGCCACATCGGCACGCTGGCTTCAGTCTACCATAAACCCCCCAGCGCCTTCGTGGAGGGCAGCCGCGGTGTGATGCACAAGAGGCTCCCCGCCCGCACTGGGTC aGGAGAGAGTACGGAGAGCCCAGACGCGGGCACTGCTGCTGGGGGCTCTGCCCCTGAGGCTGCTCCCTCTATCATCCCCTCCCAGGGGGACCTTTTGGGGGACCTTCTCAACCTGGACATGGCACCCCCCACCACCAGtggccccccaccccccaccactGGCATGCAGATGGGGGGCATGGACCTCCTGGGTGGAGGTCTGGACAGCCTG cttGGAGGAGATATTGGTGGGAGTCCTGCG ATGGGGGCAGGTTTTGGGGCGGCTCCTGCTGTGATGCCAGCCTCGCTCAACGCCCCAGTGGGGGGTGGCCTAGGAGACCTGTTTGACCTGGGTGGGGTTGGCATGCCGATGGGAGCATATATTCCTCCCAAAATA GTGTGGCTCCCGGCCATGAAGGCTAAAGGTCTGGAGATTTCTGGGACCTTCGCTCGCCGTGCTGGAGTCATCCAGATGGAGCTGATCCTCACCAACAAGGCCATGAGCGTCATGACCGACTTTGCCATCCAGTTCAACAGGAACAG TTTTGGACTGGCCCCTGCCGGCCCTCTTCAGGTCCTCACCCCTCTTGGCCCAAACCAGACAATTGAAGTCAGCCTCCCCCTCAGCACTGTCGGGCCAGTCATGAAGATGGATCCTCTCAACAACCTGCAG GTGGCTGTGAAGAACAACATTGACGTCTTCTACTTCAGCTGCCAATACCCCATCAGCATGCTGTTTGTGGAAGATGGAAAGATGG AGCGTCAGGTGTTCCTGGCCACATGGAAAGACATTCCTAATGACAACGAGTCTCAGTTCCAGATCAAAGACTGTCATCTCAACTCAG